A segment of the Mangrovimonas sp. YM274 genome:
AAAATTAGCTGCTTCCTCACAAGTTAAAGTTAGATCTTCCACCGCATCAAAAACAGGCATTGAAGGCGGTTCAACAACTATAATTTGCTCTGCAGAGCTCGAATTACCACAGGCATCTGTTGCTGTCCATGTACGAACAATAGTTCCTGAACACCCATCAATTGTACCTTCATCCTCATAGGTTAATGCAACATCCGAGCAATCAGATACTGAAGGTTCAGGAATTTCTCCTAAAGAACCACATGAGGCAGATACATTATCTACCACCATGGTTGGAGGTGATTGATCCCCTCCGGAGTAAATAGCTTTTAGTTCCGCAAAAAATTCTCCATCACAAAGGATAGAAAACTCATAAATTACGGTCCAATCACAATCTGAAGAACCTGGCTCAGTTTCAACGGTGAGATTAACATCTGTTTCTCCATCACATTGAATACTATACAATTGCTCAACTTCCTCAACTGACAAAGCGACGGTTGACACCTCATCAAGACATAAGTCGTAGTACACCGACCTCTCAGCCGATTGACTGTAGACCGAATTCATGCTAAACAAAAAGAGCATTATAAAGCCTAAGGCCTTAATGCTCATTTTCTGTTTTTTCATGAAGCCAATGCTACAACACGATAAATTAGCAACAGACTTCCAAAATTGAAGAAATCCATTGCTACGGGTAAAATTGTTCATAAACATAACATTTGGTTTTAATTAACTTTTTTAACACTGTGCGGCGAAAGCCTACCAAAAACAAAAGAGAAAGTGTAGAATACAAATAGAGTTGAGGGCACAACAATTATGTTTTAACGATATATGTTATCGGAAAAACAGAAAACGTTTTCGAAATTTTCATTCAAAAACAACCAATAAAGTGCTAAAAATCAATTGTTTTGCTATTAAACAATTTTTGGAAAGATTATATTTTTAAACTGTCTTACTTCAACAATTATAAAATATAAAAAAGAGTAATCGCAACTATAAATTTGCTCATTACCTATTTCAAAAATAGATGTTTAGGTAATTAGTAACAAATAATTTTAAGTTTTTTTTTGGATTTAAACCGTTAACCAAACATTTGTGCATTTAGTCGGATAGGAAAGAATTTTCTGTGTAAAAAACATCGACAAACTACATTGCAGTTTTTTAAAACAAATTTTTACTTACTAATTTACAGTAGTTTACACAAAAAAAATACGCTTATTCTCAAAAGACCATCAATACCATCACACAAGAAACACATTGTAGACATAAAATCCCTCTTAGACCACAACTAATGCTCTTATTTGTTAATAATTGATTAAATGGCATACAGGATAACATATTTCTATTATTTTTGGATGAACACAAAAAATTTATCATGAAAAAAACATTGGCCTTATTACTTGTTGCTTCTGCGTTTGCTTGTAAACAAGAAGAACCGCCTAAAGATTACGTTACTTTTTCTGGGCAAATAACAAATCCCAACAGTGACTCCCTTATTGTAAGAAGTCGTTCTTATTCAAAGACAATTCCAGTATCTACAGACGGAACGTTCAAGGATACCTTAAAATTAGAGCCTGGAGTTTACAGCCTATTTGATGGAGCAGAAAGCACCACGTTATATCTAAAAAACGGCTATGATATTAAGCTTACAATGGACACTAACCAGTTTGACGAAACAATTTCTTATACAGGGGTTGGATCTGAAAACAGTAACTTCTTGGCTAAAAAATCCCTGAAGGAAGAAGAGCTTCTTGACCTTGATAAATTAGGCCAAATAGATAATTTGGAAGCCTTGGACCAATCCATAGCGTCCATTAAAAATGAATTGACAACATTTTACAATTCCGATAATACAATTGATTCCACAATTGTAGCAGATGCTGTTAAAAATGTGGATCCAATGCTTCAGTCATACCAACGATACTTAGCAAGCTCGATTACTTTAAAGCAAGAACTGCCTCAAGGTAGTCCTTCTCCTGTTTTTGAAAACTTTGAAAACCACAAAGGAGGTACCACTTCTTTAAGTGATTTAAAAGGTAAGTATGTATATGTAGATGTTTGGGCAACTTGGTGCGGACCTTGTAAGGCAGAAATTCCTCACTTAAAACGTATCGAAGAAGAATACCAAGATAAAAACATTCAATTTGTAAGTATTTCTGTGGATGATGGAAGAGGTTTTAAAGGAGACACTCCTGAAGCTGCCGCGGCTGCTGCCAAAGAAGGTTGGAAACAAATGGTTTCCGAAAAAGAATTGGGAGGCATTCAATTGTTGGCTGACAAAGGCTGGAAATCGGATTTTGTTCAAAACTACAAAATTAACGGGATCCCTCGTTTCATCCTTATTGATCCTCAAGGAAATATTGTAACTCCAGACGCTCCAAGACCTTCTAGTTCAGGATTGGTTGAATTATTGAAAGAATTAGACATTTAATTAAATTTTTAAATTAGAAAATAAAGGCCCACTTTTCAGTGGGCCTTTATTTTTTTATTCTGTCTGTTTGTTAGGTTGTTCAGTTCCCTCCTCTTGTGGTTGTTTAAATAGATCTAAATATGCTTCGCCAAGAGCGTCAATCACCATACTTGCGGTGAGGGCTTGATATCCCAGATCCAACACAGCAATATCGGCAGCCTTTCCATGCAGGTATACTCCAAACAAAGAGGCTGTTAATGGATCATATCCTTGGGAGAGCATTCCTGTAATAATTCCCGTCAGCACATCTCCCGTTCCTGCGGTAGCAAGTCCTGGGTTTCCAGTGGAATTCACATATAAAAGATCCTTATAAACAGTAATAGTGTTAGCTCCTTTTATTACTATAATAAGATTGTACTTTTTGGTAAATGCCTTCACTTTTTCTAGTTTGTCAAAATCATCTTTCCAATCTCCAATTAAGCGTTTTAATTCTTTTGGGTGCGGCGTTAAAATAGTTTGTGGTTGCAACAATTCAAGTATCTCCAAATTATGGCTTAACATATTGAGTCCATCAGCATCTATAACCAAACGTCCCTCATATTTCTTTAAAAACGCCTCGAAGGCACCAAGCGCTTTTTTACTTGTCCCCATCCCTACTCCAAAACCAATTGCTGAAGGGGTCAACTCAAATGAAATATCCGAAATCAATTCTTCTTCTTTATCTGTAATGACCATGGCTTCCGGAAAGGAGGATTGCAAAGGAACATAACCGCATTTAGGAACATAAGTTGTAATTAAACCTGCTCCCGCAGTTAGGGCTGCCCTACTGGCTAAAATAACAGCTCCAATCTTACCATAACTTCCTCCAATAATAAGAGCATGACCAAAACTTCCTTTATGGGAAAACTTGTCTCTTGGTTGGTATACCGATAGCATTTCAAATTTTCCAATTAACTCGGCTTCTGTTTTTACTTCTTGTAAATACGACGGATCAATTCCAATATCCAACACCTCCCATTCTACCGTGAACTTTCCGGTATCCGGCAAAAAGAATACCAATTTTGGCGTTTGAAAACTTAAGGTATAGTTAGCCCAAACCACACCATTTTCATCTTCAGGAACATGATTTGTGTATAATCCAGAAGGAATGTCTATAGATAAGGTAAATGCCTTTGATGCTCTAAAATGCTGAAAAAGCTTTTTGACCCATTCATCTGCCGGGCGGTTAAGACCTATTCCAAAAACAGCATCTACGATAATTGCATCTGGAGTTATAAGAGGTAATTCATCATCTGCATTTAAAAGCACAGGCCAATTTTTGGAGGTTTGCTTTATACGGTCGTAATTAATTAGAAAATCCTTGGAACGCTTATCACTATAATTAACAACATAGGTATTCACGTTATAGCCATGATTAATTAAGTGCCTAGCCAGTACCAAACCATCTCCTCCATTATTTCCAATACCACAAAACACATGAATAGGTATTGGCTGTCCCTGTAATCTTGTATGGATCCAATAAAAAATTTTAGTTGCCGCACGCTCCATTAAATCTGTAGAGCTTATCTTTTGACGCTCGGCCGTAAGTCTATCACCTTCATAGACTTGTTCTTTAGAAAGTATTTTCATTGTTTAAATAATATTTGAAACCTAAATGCCTTTATTAGCATTACACAATTTGTTTTTTGACTGTTGAATTTTTCAATTCAATTCATTTTTAAATAAAAACTTAAAGCTTTTATTGTTAATTCAGTAAAAAGAATGAAATAGTTTTTTAATTAAAGTAAAAATAATACATTTGATAGGCATATGAATACGAAGTTAGCATTAAATAGTAACACCTTTAGCTCCCTAATTTTTATTGGGGCAACTGCTACTATTCATTTCATTTTTGGTATTACAACCCGTTTGGGTTGTTAATTATATTCTCTCCGTACACAATGTGCTGTCAAAGCACCAAAAGTCTAAAAATCCATACCACAATCAAAACTGATTAAAAATGAATGTATTAAAATTTGGAGGAACGTCTGTAGGTTCTGTAGAAAATATAAATAAAGTCGTTAACATTCTTGAAGATTATGCCAAAAATGAAGCATTGGCTTGTGTTGTTTCAGCCGTAGGAGGGGTTACAGACAAACTTATTATTGTTGGCAAACTAGCTCAAAATAAAGATGCAAGTTTCCTTTCTGAATTTGAAGTTATTAAAACACTACATTTAGATCTAATATCACAACTAATACCAGATTGCGACTCTAAAGTTGTTACCGAACTAGAAGAAATACTAAATGATTTGAAAAGCCTTTTAGATGGTATTTTTCTTATCAACGAACTCTCTCCAAAAACATCCGACAAATTAGTAGGATTTGGAGAACTCCTATCTTCTTTTATCATTACTGAAACTTTAAAAAGCAAAGGACTGGATGCCGTTAGAAAAAACAGTCGTGATTTAATTATTACCAATAACAACTTCACCAAAGCCGATGTTATTTATGAATTGACCTTACCAAAAATTCAGGAATATTTTAAATCGGCCAACCAGCGCATTACTGTTCTTCCGGGATTCATAGCATCCTCCGAACATGGTGAAGCAACCACTTTGGGACGTGGCGGTTCGGACTTTACGGCAGCGATTGTCGCTACTGCCATTGAAGCTGGCCAATTGGAAATTTGGACAGATGTAAGCGGTATGTATACCGCCAACCCTAAATTGGTAAAGCAAGCCCAACCAATTGAAAAACTTTCCTATCAGGAAGCTATGGAATTGTCGCATTTTGGAGCAAAAGTATTGTACCCACCTACAATTCAGCCCGTATTGATTCAGAACATTCCTATTGTTATAAAAAACACTTTGGAGCCAGAAGCTCCAGGAACCTATATTACCAACGACGAACAATCCAATGGATTGACGGTAAGAGGTATCACCAATATTGACAATATTGCCCTTTTAACTTTGGAAGGCAACAGTATGGTGGGCATCCCAGGATTTTCAAAACGCCTATTTGAAACATTAGCAATCAATAAAATAAATGTCATATTGATTACCCAAGCATCATCAGAACATACCATTTGTTTTGCTGTAGACGAAGCCGATGGGGACCATGCCAAGGAAGTTATCGACTTTAATTTTGGGTATGAAATAGCCCTTCGAAAAATCAATCCAATCCTCATTGAAAAGGATTTGGCCATTGTGGCGCTCGTTGGTGATAACATGAAAAGTCACCAAGGTATCAGTGGAAAAATGTTCAGTACGCTTGGTAAGAACAACATCAACATTAGGGCTATTGCGCAAGGCGCTTCCGAAAGGAACATCTCAACCGTTATTGCCCAACAGGACGTTAAAAAAGCGCTCAACACTTTACACGAAACCTTCTTTGAAGTAAAAACAAAACAACTTAATGTATTTATCTCTGGAGTTGGAAATGTAGGTGAACGATTGGTAGAACAAATCCATCAGCAAAAAAAATATCTAAGGGATACCCTAAAAATCAATTTAAGAGTGGTTGGATTGTCTAATTCAAGAACTATGCTTTTTGATGAAGATGGTATTCCTCTTAAAAATTGGAAAGAGCTTCTGTCAAAAGGAGAAAAAGCCTCGATGGAAGGATTCTTCAATCGTATTAAGTTGCTCAACCTTCGTAACAGCGTGTTTGTGGATGTCACTGCTAATGAAGAGATAGCTAAACTCTACGGCAAATATTTAAAAGAAAGTATAGCTGTAGTAGCCTGTAATAAAATTGCCTGTTCCAGTGATTTTGAAAACTATTCAGAGCTTAAGTATTTATCCAGAAAGTACAATGCACCGTTATTGTTTGAAACTAACGTAGGCGCAGGATTACCGGTTATTGACACTTTAAACAACCTCATCGCTTCTGGTGACAAAATCAAGAGTATTCAAGCGGTACTTTCTGGAAGTTTGAATTTTGTGTTTAACAACTTCAATGACACCACCAAATTTCATGACGTGGTAAAACAGGCACAGGCCGAAGGATACACAGAACCTGATCCGCGTATTGATTTAAGTGGCGTGGATGTTGCCAGAAAAATATTGATTTTAGCTAGGGAAAGCGGTTCAAAAATGGAACTTGAGGACATCACCAATCACTCCTTTTTAACCAAATCTAATTTGGAAAGTAAGTCGGTAGATGATTTTTACAAAACCTTGATTGATGATGAAGCGCATTTCCAAAAATTATACAGCGATGCGAAGGCTAAAAATTGTCAATTGAAATATGTGGCGGAATTCAACGAAGGGAAAGCCTCTGTAGGCCTACGCGAAATTCCCCAAGGACATCCATTTTACAATCTTGAAGGAAAGGATAACATCGTAATGTTTTACACCCACCGTTACATAGAGCAACCAATGATTATCAAAGGTGCCGGTGCAGGTGCCGATGTAACCGCTTCAGGTTTGTTTGCCGATATTATACGGACTGGAAATGACTAAGTCCAGTGTACATAAAGATGTAGCACAAACTGAAGCGACGCTTAAGGTCTTTAATGACTGTGCCTCCATGTACGATCAAAAGTATGTGGATATTTCAGCCTACGAACCTTCGGTCCTTCAGTTTTGTGAACTTCTTGACAACCATAACCAATACACCAAAATTTTGGAATTAGGTTGCGGGCCTGGCAATGTCACGCGTTTTATTAAGGAGGGATTTCCAAACTTTAAGATTTCAGGAAGAGACCTCTCGCCTAACATGATTGACATTGCTGCTAAAAATGTGCCTTCGGTCAACTTTGAGGTGATGGATTGCCGAGATCTTGAAAATATTCAGGAATCTTATGATGGTGTTATGTGCGCCTTTTTGTTCCCTTATCTTTCAAAAGGTGATGTGGAGCAACTTATTTCTGAAAGTTCTAGAATTCTGTCCAAAAATGGATATCTGTACATCAGTACAATTGTAGGAGATTATGAGTCCTCTCAATGGACTGGATCTAAGAATTACCCAGAACTGCAATTGTTCATGCATTATTATCGGGAAGAGGATTTAAGAAACATCTTAACCAAACATCATTTTCAAATTGTACATACAGAACAGTTGGTCAATCCAACCAATGGAGACAACGAATTGATTATTATAGCCAAAAAAAATTGAACCAATATTGAAAAACGAAATAAAAATATTTTCACCAGCAACGGTGGCCAATGTAGCCTGTGGCTTTGATGTCATGGGTTTTTGCTTGGACGCGGTTGGAGATGAAATGATTGTAAAAAAATCAGCCCAAAAAGGGATTCGGATTACCAAAATTGAAGGTTACGACTTACCTCTTGAGGCTGAAAAGAATGTTGCAGGGGTTGCCGCTCTGGCCCTTTTGGAAGATGCCAAACCAGAATTTGGTTTCGACATAGAAATCTACAAGAACATCAAACCTGGAAGCGGTATTGGTAGTAGTTCGGCTAGCGCTTCCGGTAGTGTATATGCTATCAATGAACTTCTGGGAAGACCTTATAACAAAACACAACTCTCCTACTTCGCCATGAAAGGTGAAGCTTTGGCAAGTGGTTGTGAACACGCCGATAATATTGCCCCTGGCATTTTTGGTGGATTCACTCTAGTAAAAAGTATAGACCCTTTGGAAATTTTGGAAATTCCCACACCTACTGAATTATACGCTACTATTGTTCACCCACAAATAGAAATTAAAACCTCCGAGGCAAGAGCCATTTTACCAAAGGATATTCCGTTACAAAAGGCCATTACCCAATGGGCCAACCTAGGAAGTTTGGTTCATGGACTTCACACCAACGATTATGAATTGATAAGCAAGTCACTTCACGATGTAGTTATTGAACCCTACAGGAGTACTTTGATACCTTATTTCCAAGAAGTAAAAGCACTTGCTCAAAAACATGGTGCCCTTGGTTCTGGAATCTCAGGATCTGGACCCTCCATTTTTATTTTGTCAAAAGGTGAAGATATTGCCAATAAAGTGGCACATGCCGCAGAAGCCCTCTATTCCAAAACCAACTTGGATTTTAATATACATGTTTCAAAAATTAACACCCAAGGAATAAAAACGTTGCTATGAAATACTATTCCCTCAATCGAAAAGCCCCAGAAACCACCTTCAAGGATGCCGTTATCAAAGGATTGGCACCTGACAAAGGCTTGTATTTTCCTGAATCCATAACTCCATTGCCAAAATCGTTTTTTGAGCAAATGGATGAAATGGATAATGTGGACATTGCTTTTGAAGCCATCAAACAATTTATAGTCCCCGAAATTCCTGAAGACACTTTAAAAGAGATTATCTCAGAAACATTGTCTTTTGATTTTCCAATTGTAAAGATCAATAATCAAATTTCCTCCTTGGAATTGTTCCATGGCCCAACCATGGCTTTTAAGGATGTTGGTGCTCGATTTATGGCGAGATGCCTAGGCTATTTCAATGACAGCAATCCAAATGAAGTCACGGTTTTGGTCGCTACTTCTGGCGATACTGGTGGAGCCGTTGCCAATGGCTTTTTAGGAGTTAACGGTGTGAAGGTCGTTATTTTGTATCCTAGCGGCAAAGTAAGTGATATTCAGGAAAAGCAACTTACCACTTTAAAAAAGAACATCAAAGCTTTAGAAGTAGATGGCACTTTCGACGATTGTCAAGCGATGGTGAAACAAGCTTTTTTGGATGAATCCATAACAAGCCATATGCAGTTAACCTCTGCCAATTCCATTAATGTGGCGAGATGGCTTCCGCAAATGTTCTACTACTTTTTCGCATACAAAGCATTATACAAAACTCATAAGGACCTTGTATTTTCGGTACCTAGCGGAAATTTTGGTAACATTTGTGCTGGTATGATGGCCAAACAATTAGGCCTTCCTATTCAACATTTTGTAGCTGCCAACAATGCCAATAAAGTAGTCACAGATTATCTACGGGAGGGGATTTACGATCCTAAACCTTCCGTGCAAACCATAAGCAATGCCATGGATGTGGGAGACCCTAGTAATTTTATTAGAATTCAGGAAATCTGTCAGAACAATTACAAGAACCTCAAAGAAGATTTATCTGGCTATAGCTTTACCGACAAGGAAACCAAAGAAGCTCTCAAGGAACTTTACAACGATTACAGTTATGTAGCCGATCCACATGGTGCCGTTGGGTATTTGGCCTGTAAATCTTATTTAAAGGAAAACCCAAATGCCCATTGTGTATTTTTGGAAACAGCTCACCCAACCAAATTTTTGGATGTTGTGGAAGAAGTTATCAGGGAAAACATCGAACTTCCTCCACAAATCCTTAAGGTAATGAGTAAGAAAAAAAGAGCGACTTCCATTGCATCGTATGAAGAATTGAAATCATTCTTATTAGAATCATAGTTTAACTATCCTCTAAGGATTCCATAAAGCTGATAATATCTTTCATTTCGCTTTCTGTCAATCCAAGGGCATCGGGAGGCAAGGTTTGATATTCCAAATCCAGACCTAATCCAGCTCCTCCTCCATCATTATAAAACTCCATCAGCTGCTCCAAACTCACAAACACACCGTTATGCATGTAAGGAGCAGTTTTGGAACTATTCCTAACCGTTGGCGTTTTGAAAAAATACTTCTTTTCTATGGTGTTGAAGACATTGTAACGTCCCAAATCGCCATCTACAAGTGTTTCCTTTAAAGTATCCCGTGGCACTCCCAACAATTCAAACTCGGTGTCTTTAAAGTTTGGCGGCACTGTTCCGTTGAACACTGGTGCAAAATGACAGGTGGCACATTTAGCTTTTCCCATAAACAAATTAAAACCATTTACTTCATGCGAAGACAAGGTGTTTTCCAAACCGTTGATATTGTTATCAAATTTTGAATTGAATTTGTTCAGGCTTCTAATATAAACCGCAATGGCATTTCTTATAGAATGATCGGAAACCTCAGAGCCATACAATTTTGAAAACTGTACGGCGTATACGGAATCATTTCCAACCACTTCTTTTAAATCCTGCAGATTGGTATGGAATTCGTTTTTGTTGTTAACTACATCAACAATTTGTCCTTCAAGATTTCCTGTCCTACCATCATAAAAAAAACTTTTTTGCAAGGCTGCATAGGTTAATGTTGGCGTATTTCTCAATTGCTTTGGAAATGTTTTTAGGCCATCTGTAAACGCTTTATTTTTATCGTGACAGGTAGCACAGCTCATAGAATTGTCGCTCGACAATCTGGTGTCATTAAACAAGCGTTGCCCCAAACTGATTTTTGAGGACAGCAAACTATCCACTTCTACATACCCCGAGAAATAATCCATATTAAACGTATTGGCTGAGAATAATGACGTCATGTCATTCCTAAAAGCCAATTCCAAAGGAAACTGAACTTCCCAATCAGTTTTGGTGCGTTGCAACAAATCCAATTGCTTATGGGTGTGGTTTTTAATGAAATTGAACCTGTCAAAACTTTCAAAATCAGAATTCAAATTCACAATAGCCTTATCAAATGCTTCTTGAAACTCATTATACAATCCTTCCGAAGCAAATTCATCTTTATAAACATTCAGCAACTCCTTTAAACTTCCATAGGCAATGATGCTTTCTTTCATGGAAGCTTCCAAAACAGGCGAATCAAAGCCTGTAATCCCTGTTAGGGCAATGCGAGCCACTTCATCCCGAATGAGCCATAAAATATGATATGGTTTTAGTTTAAGTCGTGTGTTCTCCTTGACAAGTTTCAATCTGTTCTTGGTTTGCTGTGTCACCTTTTTAAATTCTATTTTGTCAAAAGGTTCCTCAAACAGCAACTCCTCCATTACCTGAAATCCAAAAGGATTTTTGATTTTGATATCGGTAGCGTCTTCTTCTTCTACACTTAAAATATTTGGAGCATTTAAACTCTTGTAATTACCTTTATCTACAAAAGACAGCACGGGTTCTGCCATTTTAAATTGTTCCCGAGCATTTAAATAACCTTTTAACATCAAATCCCTGTTACTGCTTTCCAAAGTAGAATCCAAAAACTCAATACAGCGTTCTAAAGTATTCACATAACTACGCTCCAAAATAACAATGGGCTCAATAGCTTCTTGAGTTTCCTCTTGCTTACAGGAACATAATACAATGCACAAAAGACACACTAAGCTATAGTGTGTCTTTTTTATATGTTTCAAATAAAAATTTGTCATTTTATCTGTCCAAACCTTCAATTACATACAACATACTTCCTTCACTTGAAGAACTTGAAGCATTAGCAGTTGGATCTGTAAAACCATCATTTTCCCATCCGTGGTTTTGAGTAATCACCATGAAAGTATTCTCTTTTCCTATTGTTTCGGAAATATCAATCATTCCCGTAATTTCCCAGGCAGAAGATGCAGAACCATACCCCAATGTTTCAGCTGTTTGTTGGTCACACTCCAAAACTACTTTTAAAGCCCCTGTATTCAAGTTATATTGATACAATCTAGCAAAGTGAGTCTTATCAGCTGTGTCGTAGTAGCCATTTGGGTCTTCTTGGATATACGCGTAGTTTTCAGTTACTACAATATTATCAGGACTGTGAAATGATTTGGCTTTTCCGCTTAATTTATCACCATCCAAAACACAAGTAATCGTACCTGCTCCTGTTGGATCGTTAGGGTTCATGGTTACTTTATACACACGACCGTAGAAAGTTCCTTTACCTTCTAAATCTGGCTTGCTACGTCCTGTTACACAAAAATAGATTTCTCTATTGTTGTCTGCAGAACCTCTTCTCCAATCGATATCC
Coding sequences within it:
- a CDS encoding homoserine kinase: MKNEIKIFSPATVANVACGFDVMGFCLDAVGDEMIVKKSAQKGIRITKIEGYDLPLEAEKNVAGVAALALLEDAKPEFGFDIEIYKNIKPGSGIGSSSASASGSVYAINELLGRPYNKTQLSYFAMKGEALASGCEHADNIAPGIFGGFTLVKSIDPLEILEIPTPTELYATIVHPQIEIKTSEARAILPKDIPLQKAITQWANLGSLVHGLHTNDYELISKSLHDVVIEPYRSTLIPYFQEVKALAQKHGALGSGISGSGPSIFILSKGEDIANKVAHAAEALYSKTNLDFNIHVSKINTQGIKTLL
- a CDS encoding TlpA disulfide reductase family protein; this translates as MKKTLALLLVASAFACKQEEPPKDYVTFSGQITNPNSDSLIVRSRSYSKTIPVSTDGTFKDTLKLEPGVYSLFDGAESTTLYLKNGYDIKLTMDTNQFDETISYTGVGSENSNFLAKKSLKEEELLDLDKLGQIDNLEALDQSIASIKNELTTFYNSDNTIDSTIVADAVKNVDPMLQSYQRYLASSITLKQELPQGSPSPVFENFENHKGGTTSLSDLKGKYVYVDVWATWCGPCKAEIPHLKRIEEEYQDKNIQFVSISVDDGRGFKGDTPEAAAAAAKEGWKQMVSEKELGGIQLLADKGWKSDFVQNYKINGIPRFILIDPQGNIVTPDAPRPSSSGLVELLKELDI
- a CDS encoding cytochrome-c peroxidase codes for the protein MKHIKKTHYSLVCLLCIVLCSCKQEETQEAIEPIVILERSYVNTLERCIEFLDSTLESSNRDLMLKGYLNAREQFKMAEPVLSFVDKGNYKSLNAPNILSVEEEDATDIKIKNPFGFQVMEELLFEEPFDKIEFKKVTQQTKNRLKLVKENTRLKLKPYHILWLIRDEVARIALTGITGFDSPVLEASMKESIIAYGSLKELLNVYKDEFASEGLYNEFQEAFDKAIVNLNSDFESFDRFNFIKNHTHKQLDLLQRTKTDWEVQFPLELAFRNDMTSLFSANTFNMDYFSGYVEVDSLLSSKISLGQRLFNDTRLSSDNSMSCATCHDKNKAFTDGLKTFPKQLRNTPTLTYAALQKSFFYDGRTGNLEGQIVDVVNNKNEFHTNLQDLKEVVGNDSVYAVQFSKLYGSEVSDHSIRNAIAVYIRSLNKFNSKFDNNINGLENTLSSHEVNGFNLFMGKAKCATCHFAPVFNGTVPPNFKDTEFELLGVPRDTLKETLVDGDLGRYNVFNTIEKKYFFKTPTVRNSSKTAPYMHNGVFVSLEQLMEFYNDGGGAGLGLDLEYQTLPPDALGLTESEMKDIISFMESLEDS
- the thrA gene encoding bifunctional aspartate kinase/homoserine dehydrogenase I, giving the protein MNVLKFGGTSVGSVENINKVVNILEDYAKNEALACVVSAVGGVTDKLIIVGKLAQNKDASFLSEFEVIKTLHLDLISQLIPDCDSKVVTELEEILNDLKSLLDGIFLINELSPKTSDKLVGFGELLSSFIITETLKSKGLDAVRKNSRDLIITNNNFTKADVIYELTLPKIQEYFKSANQRITVLPGFIASSEHGEATTLGRGGSDFTAAIVATAIEAGQLEIWTDVSGMYTANPKLVKQAQPIEKLSYQEAMELSHFGAKVLYPPTIQPVLIQNIPIVIKNTLEPEAPGTYITNDEQSNGLTVRGITNIDNIALLTLEGNSMVGIPGFSKRLFETLAINKINVILITQASSEHTICFAVDEADGDHAKEVIDFNFGYEIALRKINPILIEKDLAIVALVGDNMKSHQGISGKMFSTLGKNNINIRAIAQGASERNISTVIAQQDVKKALNTLHETFFEVKTKQLNVFISGVGNVGERLVEQIHQQKKYLRDTLKINLRVVGLSNSRTMLFDEDGIPLKNWKELLSKGEKASMEGFFNRIKLLNLRNSVFVDVTANEEIAKLYGKYLKESIAVVACNKIACSSDFENYSELKYLSRKYNAPLLFETNVGAGLPVIDTLNNLIASGDKIKSIQAVLSGSLNFVFNNFNDTTKFHDVVKQAQAEGYTEPDPRIDLSGVDVARKILILARESGSKMELEDITNHSFLTKSNLESKSVDDFYKTLIDDEAHFQKLYSDAKAKNCQLKYVAEFNEGKASVGLREIPQGHPFYNLEGKDNIVMFYTHRYIEQPMIIKGAGAGADVTASGLFADIIRTGND
- a CDS encoding NAD(P)H-hydrate dehydratase — encoded protein: MKILSKEQVYEGDRLTAERQKISSTDLMERAATKIFYWIHTRLQGQPIPIHVFCGIGNNGGDGLVLARHLINHGYNVNTYVVNYSDKRSKDFLINYDRIKQTSKNWPVLLNADDELPLITPDAIIVDAVFGIGLNRPADEWVKKLFQHFRASKAFTLSIDIPSGLYTNHVPEDENGVVWANYTLSFQTPKLVFFLPDTGKFTVEWEVLDIGIDPSYLQEVKTEAELIGKFEMLSVYQPRDKFSHKGSFGHALIIGGSYGKIGAVILASRAALTAGAGLITTYVPKCGYVPLQSSFPEAMVITDKEEELISDISFELTPSAIGFGVGMGTSKKALGAFEAFLKKYEGRLVIDADGLNMLSHNLEILELLQPQTILTPHPKELKRLIGDWKDDFDKLEKVKAFTKKYNLIIVIKGANTITVYKDLLYVNSTGNPGLATAGTGDVLTGIITGMLSQGYDPLTASLFGVYLHGKAADIAVLDLGYQALTASMVIDALGEAYLDLFKQPQEEGTEQPNKQTE
- a CDS encoding class I SAM-dependent methyltransferase, which translates into the protein MTKSSVHKDVAQTEATLKVFNDCASMYDQKYVDISAYEPSVLQFCELLDNHNQYTKILELGCGPGNVTRFIKEGFPNFKISGRDLSPNMIDIAAKNVPSVNFEVMDCRDLENIQESYDGVMCAFLFPYLSKGDVEQLISESSRILSKNGYLYISTIVGDYESSQWTGSKNYPELQLFMHYYREEDLRNILTKHHFQIVHTEQLVNPTNGDNELIIIAKKN
- the thrC gene encoding threonine synthase, with protein sequence MKYYSLNRKAPETTFKDAVIKGLAPDKGLYFPESITPLPKSFFEQMDEMDNVDIAFEAIKQFIVPEIPEDTLKEIISETLSFDFPIVKINNQISSLELFHGPTMAFKDVGARFMARCLGYFNDSNPNEVTVLVATSGDTGGAVANGFLGVNGVKVVILYPSGKVSDIQEKQLTTLKKNIKALEVDGTFDDCQAMVKQAFLDESITSHMQLTSANSINVARWLPQMFYYFFAYKALYKTHKDLVFSVPSGNFGNICAGMMAKQLGLPIQHFVAANNANKVVTDYLREGIYDPKPSVQTISNAMDVGDPSNFIRIQEICQNNYKNLKEDLSGYSFTDKETKEALKELYNDYSYVADPHGAVGYLACKSYLKENPNAHCVFLETAHPTKFLDVVEEVIRENIELPPQILKVMSKKKRATSIASYEELKSFLLES